Proteins encoded within one genomic window of bacterium:
- a CDS encoding murein L,D-transpeptidase, which yields MRTGLISTLFGTAPTQRRGETISKILAGGDDTPAVAPSGDRLSLSGAPKNGRFADAPELRAAMAGQAVRLGAKGEGVKAVQVALLDLGFALPAGADGAFGAQTTLALKNFQASQGLPKTGELDAATMRSLDEVAPAPGLKAWEDPNLSPKAFVAPEMVKGKPSRGVAAIDQHRFFLYDRQGKLEKIYPIATGKGENATDAGIKIVSGKLADPTNVAKQLWPESGGRAFGTRLVDLSWYDPNTGKSTRSGEELHGTFDRNSIGRDASHGCMRFFNEDIEEVYNRLKVGDVVVTKA from the coding sequence ATGCGCACCGGCTTGATTTCCACGCTCTTTGGCACGGCGCCCACCCAGCGTCGCGGCGAGACGATCTCCAAGATCCTCGCGGGCGGTGACGATACGCCTGCCGTCGCACCGTCCGGCGATCGCCTCTCGCTCTCGGGCGCCCCGAAGAACGGGCGCTTTGCAGACGCCCCCGAGCTGCGCGCCGCCATGGCAGGTCAGGCTGTGCGCCTTGGCGCCAAGGGCGAAGGGGTGAAGGCCGTTCAGGTCGCCCTGCTCGATCTGGGCTTCGCCCTGCCCGCCGGGGCCGACGGCGCTTTCGGCGCGCAGACCACCCTCGCCCTCAAGAACTTCCAGGCGAGCCAGGGCCTGCCGAAGACCGGTGAGCTGGACGCCGCCACCATGCGCAGCCTCGACGAGGTCGCCCCCGCCCCAGGCCTCAAGGCCTGGGAGGATCCCAACCTCTCCCCCAAGGCCTTCGTCGCCCCCGAGATGGTCAAGGGCAAGCCCAGCCGGGGCGTGGCCGCCATCGACCAGCACCGCTTCTTCCTCTACGACCGCCAGGGCAAGCTCGAGAAGATCTACCCCATCGCCACCGGCAAGGGCGAGAATGCGACCGATGCGGGGATCAAGATCGTCAGCGGCAAGCTCGCCGATCCCACCAACGTCGCCAAGCAGCTGTGGCCCGAATCCGGCGGCCGCGCCTTCGGCACGCGCCTGGTGGACCTCTCCTGGTACGACCCGAACACCGGCAAGAGCACCCGCAGCGGCGAGGAGCTGCACGGTACCTTCGATCGCAACTCCATCGGCCGCGACGCCTCGCACGGCTGCATGCGCTTCTTCAACGAGGACATCGAGGAGGTCTACAACCGCCTCAAGGTCGGAGACGTGGTGGTGACCAAGGCTTGA